Proteins encoded by one window of Oenanthe melanoleuca isolate GR-GAL-2019-014 chromosome 20, OMel1.0, whole genome shotgun sequence:
- the SAMD10 gene encoding sterile alpha motif domain-containing protein 10 isoform X2, whose product MSCGRPKDMEAAAAASAHFSFCRSLLEHTVSAENLSYRLQRNPGSSLTWHDGRSQRPDGGHAVKLLRQPGTEGSQVRGCDHYGIYHTSPTLGSLVKPVVLWTQQDVCKWLKKHCPHNYLIYVEAFSHHAITGRALLRLNGEKLQRMGIALEAQRQEVLQQVLQLQVREEVRNLQLLSQDCTNTVNRAPLGWAVHRRYET is encoded by the exons ATGAGCTGCGGCCGGCCCAAGGACATGGAAG ccgCCGCTGCCGCCTCTGCTCACTTCAGCTTCTGCCGCAGCCTCCTGGAGCACACGGTGTCGGCCGAAAACCTCAGCTACCGCCTGCAGCGCAACCCGGGCAGCAGCCTCACCTGGCACGACGGCCGCAGCCAGCGCCCCGACGGCGGCCACGCCGTCAAACTCCTGCGGCAGCCGGGCACCGAGGGCTCCCAG GTCCGTGGCTGTGACCACTATGGCATCTACCACACCAGCCCCACGCTGGGCAGCCTGGTCAAGCCAGTGGTGCTGTGGACCCAGCAGGATGTGTGCAAATGGCTGAAGAAGCACTGCCCACACAACTATCTCATCTACGTTGAGGCGTTCTCCCACCATGCCATCACAG GCCGGGCGCTGCTGCGGCTGAACGGGGAGAAGCTGCAGCGCATGGGGATCGCGCTGGAGGCGCAGcggcaggaggtgctgcagcaggtgctgcagctgcaggtgcgCGAGGAGGTGCGgaacctgcagctgctcagccaag ATTGCACCAACACTGTGAACCGAGCTCcgctgggatgggctgtgcaCCGCCGATACGAGACCTGA
- the SAMD10 gene encoding sterile alpha motif domain-containing protein 10 isoform X4, with amino-acid sequence MSCGRPKDMEAAAAASAHFSFCRSLLEHTVSAENLSYRLQRNPGSSLTWHDGRSQRPDGGHAVKLLRQPGTEGSQVRGCDHYGIYHTSPTLGSLVKPVVLWTQQDVCKWLKKHCPHNYLIYVEAFSHHAITGRALLRLNGEKLQRMGIALEAQRQEVLQQVLQLQVREEVRNLQLLSQASFGNVS; translated from the exons ATGAGCTGCGGCCGGCCCAAGGACATGGAAG ccgCCGCTGCCGCCTCTGCTCACTTCAGCTTCTGCCGCAGCCTCCTGGAGCACACGGTGTCGGCCGAAAACCTCAGCTACCGCCTGCAGCGCAACCCGGGCAGCAGCCTCACCTGGCACGACGGCCGCAGCCAGCGCCCCGACGGCGGCCACGCCGTCAAACTCCTGCGGCAGCCGGGCACCGAGGGCTCCCAG GTCCGTGGCTGTGACCACTATGGCATCTACCACACCAGCCCCACGCTGGGCAGCCTGGTCAAGCCAGTGGTGCTGTGGACCCAGCAGGATGTGTGCAAATGGCTGAAGAAGCACTGCCCACACAACTATCTCATCTACGTTGAGGCGTTCTCCCACCATGCCATCACAG GCCGGGCGCTGCTGCGGCTGAACGGGGAGAAGCTGCAGCGCATGGGGATCGCGCTGGAGGCGCAGcggcaggaggtgctgcagcaggtgctgcagctgcaggtgcgCGAGGAGGTGCGgaacctgcagctgctcagccaag CTTCTTTTGGAAATGTCTCCTAG
- the SAMD10 gene encoding sterile alpha motif domain-containing protein 10 isoform X1 gives MQQGRPSLCCVSTIRSSQGPPEPAAAAASAHFSFCRSLLEHTVSAENLSYRLQRNPGSSLTWHDGRSQRPDGGHAVKLLRQPGTEGSQVRGCDHYGIYHTSPTLGSLVKPVVLWTQQDVCKWLKKHCPHNYLIYVEAFSHHAITGRALLRLNGEKLQRMGIALEAQRQEVLQQVLQLQVREEVRNLQLLSQDCTNTVNRAPLGWAVHRRYET, from the exons ATGCAGCAGGGCCGGCCATCCCTCTGCTGCGTCTCCACCATCCGCAGCTCGCAGGGACCACCCGAGCCAG ccgCCGCTGCCGCCTCTGCTCACTTCAGCTTCTGCCGCAGCCTCCTGGAGCACACGGTGTCGGCCGAAAACCTCAGCTACCGCCTGCAGCGCAACCCGGGCAGCAGCCTCACCTGGCACGACGGCCGCAGCCAGCGCCCCGACGGCGGCCACGCCGTCAAACTCCTGCGGCAGCCGGGCACCGAGGGCTCCCAG GTCCGTGGCTGTGACCACTATGGCATCTACCACACCAGCCCCACGCTGGGCAGCCTGGTCAAGCCAGTGGTGCTGTGGACCCAGCAGGATGTGTGCAAATGGCTGAAGAAGCACTGCCCACACAACTATCTCATCTACGTTGAGGCGTTCTCCCACCATGCCATCACAG GCCGGGCGCTGCTGCGGCTGAACGGGGAGAAGCTGCAGCGCATGGGGATCGCGCTGGAGGCGCAGcggcaggaggtgctgcagcaggtgctgcagctgcaggtgcgCGAGGAGGTGCGgaacctgcagctgctcagccaag ATTGCACCAACACTGTGAACCGAGCTCcgctgggatgggctgtgcaCCGCCGATACGAGACCTGA
- the SAMD10 gene encoding sterile alpha motif domain-containing protein 10 isoform X3 yields the protein MQQGRPSLCCVSTIRSSQGPPEPAAAAASAHFSFCRSLLEHTVSAENLSYRLQRNPGSSLTWHDGRSQRPDGGHAVKLLRQPGTEGSQVRGCDHYGIYHTSPTLGSLVKPVVLWTQQDVCKWLKKHCPHNYLIYVEAFSHHAITGRALLRLNGEKLQRMGIALEAQRQEVLQQVLQLQVREEVRNLQLLSQASFGNVS from the exons ATGCAGCAGGGCCGGCCATCCCTCTGCTGCGTCTCCACCATCCGCAGCTCGCAGGGACCACCCGAGCCAG ccgCCGCTGCCGCCTCTGCTCACTTCAGCTTCTGCCGCAGCCTCCTGGAGCACACGGTGTCGGCCGAAAACCTCAGCTACCGCCTGCAGCGCAACCCGGGCAGCAGCCTCACCTGGCACGACGGCCGCAGCCAGCGCCCCGACGGCGGCCACGCCGTCAAACTCCTGCGGCAGCCGGGCACCGAGGGCTCCCAG GTCCGTGGCTGTGACCACTATGGCATCTACCACACCAGCCCCACGCTGGGCAGCCTGGTCAAGCCAGTGGTGCTGTGGACCCAGCAGGATGTGTGCAAATGGCTGAAGAAGCACTGCCCACACAACTATCTCATCTACGTTGAGGCGTTCTCCCACCATGCCATCACAG GCCGGGCGCTGCTGCGGCTGAACGGGGAGAAGCTGCAGCGCATGGGGATCGCGCTGGAGGCGCAGcggcaggaggtgctgcagcaggtgctgcagctgcaggtgcgCGAGGAGGTGCGgaacctgcagctgctcagccaag CTTCTTTTGGAAATGTCTCCTAG